Genomic DNA from Salinibacter pepae:
CTCGATTACCGACGGCCAGATTTACCTGGAGACCGACCTCTTCAACGCGGGCATCCGGCCGGCCATCGACGTCGGAGGATCGGTCTCCCGCGTGGGCGGCTCCGCGCAGGTGGACGCGATGAAAGACGTGGCCGGGACCCTCCGGATCGACCTCTCTCAGTACCGCGAGCTGGAGGCCTTCGCCAAGTTTGGGTCCGACCTCGACCCCTCTACGCAGCAGCAGCTCAACCGCGGGGAGCGGCTCGTCGAGATTCTGAACCAGAACGAGTTTTCGCCGGTCCCGGTCGAGGAGCAGGTCGCCATCATCTACGCGGCCATCAACGGCCACCTTGACGACGTGCCGGTCGACGACATCGAGGACTTCGAGGAGGAGTACCTGGAGCGCCTCCGCCTCCGTCACGAAGACGTGCTGACCGAGATCCGCGAGACCGAAGAGCTTACCGACGCGGCCGAAGAAGCCTTCGAAGAGGTCGCTGCGGACATTGCCGATGTCTACGCTGAGGACGAAGAGGAGGAAGAGGAAGACGTGCTCGCCGACGAAGGCGCGACGGCGTAGCCCCTCGCCGCGGCCCCGCTGCGCGGCGACGCGGCTTGATCAGTCCCCCGCGAACCGATCGGGGCGGCCTCGGACGAAGCGCCCGCGCTTCCTCCACTGCCTGTTGGCCGTCCCCATTCCCACTCCTGCACGACGACCCCCCTGCCTGATCCATGGCGAACCTTCGCGACATTCGGAACCGGATCGACTCGATCGAGAACACCAAGCAGGTGACCCGGGCCATGAAGATGGTGGCGGCGGCGAAGCTGCGGCGGGCCCAAGAGAAGATCTTTCGGGCACGGCCCTACGCGTACAAAATCGGGGAGCTTACCAATCACCTCAAGCAGGAGCTCGACCCCACGGCCCACCCCTTCTTCCAGGCGCCCGACGAGGCCTCCGGGGCCCTGGTGATCGTGATCACGGCCGACCGTGGGCTCTGCGGGTCCTTCAACAGCGACGCCATCAACACCGCGGAGCACCTGATCGAGACCACCTACGCGGAGACGCAGTCGGCGGACGACCTGTTCCTGCTGTGTGTCGGAAAAAAGGGGCACAAGCACTTTCAGAAGCGGGACCACCGCCTCGTCGGTGACTACAAAGGCGTTTTTGACGGCCTCAACTTCGAGGTGGCCCAACAGGTCGTGGAGGATGCGGTGGAAGGCTTCGAACGCGGCATCTGGGGCGAGGTGAAACTCGTCTACAACGAGTTCAAGAACACCATCGTCCAGAACCAGATCGTAGAACCCCTGCTGCCCATCCCGGAGGAGCGGTTCGAGACGCCGGTCATGGAGGAAGAGGCCGATGGCTTTGACCTCCCGGCGAACGGCCGGGCCATCGACTACATCTTCGAGCCGGGGGCCCCTGCGTTGCTTGATGAGCTCGTCCCCCGCTACCTGTACTACCAGGTGTGGCGGGCGCTTCTCGAATCGAACGCAGCCGAGCAGGGCGCGCGGATGGTGGCGATGGACAACGCGACCTCCAACGCCGAGGAGCTGATCGAGGACCTTACCCTTGAGTACAACCGGGCCCGGCAGAGCGCCATTACCCGTGAGCTGCTGGACATTACCAGCGGGGCGGAGGCCCTCGAAGAATCCGGGTAGAACCCAGATTGGGCAGAGCACCCGTTCGCGGCGGGGGGCGTCGCGCCCGTGCAACACTGTCCGCGGCGCAACATACCACAAGACCAGAAGACGGAGAGGTGGCCGAGCGGTCGAAGGCGCTCCCCTGCTAAGGGAGTAAACGGTGATGAGCCGTTTCGGGGGTTCGAATCCCCCCCTCTCCGCCGTCCGCGCCGGTCCCGATCCTGTCGGGACGGGCCTTTTCTTTTTCGGGCCCTCCGCGTTCTGCGTGGGCTTGCCCCTCACGACGACTCTCCCTGATGGCCGAGTCTATGTCCAGTCGTCCCACCGTCGCCATCGCCGGAGCCACGGGCTTTGTGGGCACGGCGTTGCGGGACGCCCTGCGGGACGCGTACAACGTGGTTGGGCTCACGCGATCGCCGGTGCGGGCCCAGGCGAACGCGGGGCCGGCCTCCGCCGAGGAGTGGCGACACGCCGACCTCTTCGACCCCTACGCGGTGCAGGACGGACTGGAGGGGGCCGACTACGCCATCTACCTCGTCCACTCCATGCTCCCGTCGGCCCGGCTCACGCAGGGCCAGGTGGCCGACCTCGATCTCCTGCAGGCCGACAACTTTGCACGGGCGGCCGAAGCGGAGGGCGTCGACCAGATTCTGTACCTCGGGGCGCTCATCCCCGAGGACAAAAGCCCCCTGCCGTCGCCCCTCCGGCGCCGGCTCGAGATGGAGGCGGTCCTCGGCTCCACGTCCGTCCCGCTGACGACGCTCCGGGCCGGGCTGATCGTGGGGGCGGGCGGCACGTGGCTGAGCATGCTGCTCAATCTGGTCCGACGCCTCCCCGTCATGGTCCTGCCGTCCTGGACCCGGGCCGAGACCCAGCCCATTGCCCTCCGGGACGTGGTGCGGGGGCTGGAAAAAAGCCTGGGCAATCCGGAGACGTACGAGGCCACCTACGACGTGGGAGGGCCCGAGGCAATGAGCTACCACGAGATGCTGCTGCGCACCGCCGACGTGCTGGGGCTCCGGCGCCGCACCACGACGGTGCCGATGGAGTCGCCCCGCCTCTCGAAGCTCTGGGTCTGGCTCTTCGGAAGCGTGCCCTGGGCCCTCGTGACGCCCGTGATCGACAGCCTGCGGTTCCAGACGCGCGTGCAGCCGAACGAGATGCACCGGTGGCTCCAGCACGACGCCCTGTCGTTTGAGGGGGCCCTGGAGGCCTCCGTGGACGCACGCGGCCACCCGCTGCCCAACCCGCGAGACGATCTGCGGGAGCAAGAAGACGCCGTCATCCGCGACCAGAGCGTGGTCCGCTCGGTGCAACGCATGCCGTGCCCCCCGGAGTTTACGGCGCGGGACGTGGCGGACGAGTACCTGCGATGGCTGCCGCGCCTGGGGTGGCCCATGCTGCAGGTGCACGTGGAGCACGGGCGGGTCGCGCACTTCGAGCTGCGCCCCGTCGGCACCCTCCTCAAGCTCCGGTTTGCGGCCGACCGCAGTCCCGAAGGGCGGCAGCTCTTCTTCGTGACCGGCGGGCTGCTGGCACAGGGCGACGGCGAGCGGTCCGGTCGTCTCGAATTTCGGCAGGTGCTGGGGGGCGAGGCCGTTCTGGCCGCCATCCACGACTTCTCGCCCCGGCTGCCGTGGTACGTCTACAACAGCACGCAGGCACTCGCCCACCTCGTGGTGATGTGGGGCTTCCGGCAGCACCTGGAGCGCCTCACGCAACGACAGTCCGAAACGCCCTCCGTTTCGTCCGCCCTCCACGGCCCCTCCTCGTAGGTCGTGCCTGCTCTGCCTCACGAACCCTGTTCCGCCCGATCCGCTCGGGCCGTTTTGACCCTCGATGTCTACCTTTGCCGACGCGCCGTTTACCGAGGACCAGGAAGAGGCGTACGACCACGTCTACGATCGCCTCGCGCAGGGCGAGCGGTTTACGGGGCTGCGCGGATACGCAGGCACTGGGAAAACGTACCTCGTGAGTCGCCTCGTGGAGCAGCTGCTGGACGAGGACTGCACGGTGACCGTCTGCGCCCCGACCCACAAGGCGGTGCAGGTGCTGAGCGACGAGCTCGGCGACGCCCCCGTGCAGATGCAGACGCTCCACTCCTTCCTGGGCCTCCGACTGCAGCCGAAACAGGACGGGGAGTATGAGCTGGTGGCGGAGGAGGAACGCAACTTCGCCGAGGGGGTGGTGATCGTCGACGAGGCGTCCATGATTGGCCGTGAGGAGTGGTCCCACATTCAGGACGCGCCCTTCTGGG
This window encodes:
- the atpG gene encoding ATP synthase F1 subunit gamma is translated as MANLRDIRNRIDSIENTKQVTRAMKMVAAAKLRRAQEKIFRARPYAYKIGELTNHLKQELDPTAHPFFQAPDEASGALVIVITADRGLCGSFNSDAINTAEHLIETTYAETQSADDLFLLCVGKKGHKHFQKRDHRLVGDYKGVFDGLNFEVAQQVVEDAVEGFERGIWGEVKLVYNEFKNTIVQNQIVEPLLPIPEERFETPVMEEEADGFDLPANGRAIDYIFEPGAPALLDELVPRYLYYQVWRALLESNAAEQGARMVAMDNATSNAEELIEDLTLEYNRARQSAITRELLDITSGAEALEESG
- a CDS encoding NAD(P)H-binding protein → MSSRPTVAIAGATGFVGTALRDALRDAYNVVGLTRSPVRAQANAGPASAEEWRHADLFDPYAVQDGLEGADYAIYLVHSMLPSARLTQGQVADLDLLQADNFARAAEAEGVDQILYLGALIPEDKSPLPSPLRRRLEMEAVLGSTSVPLTTLRAGLIVGAGGTWLSMLLNLVRRLPVMVLPSWTRAETQPIALRDVVRGLEKSLGNPETYEATYDVGGPEAMSYHEMLLRTADVLGLRRRTTTVPMESPRLSKLWVWLFGSVPWALVTPVIDSLRFQTRVQPNEMHRWLQHDALSFEGALEASVDARGHPLPNPRDDLREQEDAVIRDQSVVRSVQRMPCPPEFTARDVADEYLRWLPRLGWPMLQVHVEHGRVAHFELRPVGTLLKLRFAADRSPEGRQLFFVTGGLLAQGDGERSGRLEFRQVLGGEAVLAAIHDFSPRLPWYVYNSTQALAHLVVMWGFRQHLERLTQRQSETPSVSSALHGPSS